The following are from one region of the Amylibacter sp. IMCC11727 genome:
- the pncB gene encoding nicotinate phosphoribosyltransferase, which translates to MVDIATRVYNHKWKIDPIVRSLIDTDFYKLLMCQSVFRNKPDANVTFSLINRTKTLRIADIIDEGELREQLDHVRSLSLSRGESTWLRGNTFYGKRQMFRPDFMEWFENLRLPAYHLEKVDGQYELTFEGTWPEVMLWEIPALSIIMELRSRAVLKDMGKFELQVLYARAMTKLWEKIERLRQEPNLRVADFGTRRRHSFMWQDWCVQAMREGLGDSFTGTSNCLIAMRREVEAIGTNAHELPMVYSALAKDDAELAQAPYQVLQDWQDEHDGNLLIILPDTYGTKGFLDNAPDWLSDWTGIRVDSGDPAIAAETAIDWWTARGQDPREKLIIFSDGLDDTKIMDLFKQFEGRVRTGFGWGTKLTNDFRGLVPNDALAPFSLVCKAVAANGHPTVKLSDNPNKAMGPQDQITRYKRVFGVGDQEKIEVEV; encoded by the coding sequence ATGGTCGATATCGCTACCCGTGTGTACAATCACAAATGGAAGATCGACCCGATTGTGCGGTCCCTGATCGACACAGATTTTTACAAACTTCTGATGTGCCAATCGGTGTTTCGCAACAAACCAGACGCCAATGTCACGTTCAGCTTGATCAACCGCACCAAAACCCTGCGCATTGCGGACATTATTGACGAAGGCGAGCTGCGCGAACAACTGGATCACGTGCGCTCCCTCTCCCTCTCTCGGGGTGAAAGCACATGGCTGCGCGGCAACACATTCTATGGAAAACGTCAGATGTTCCGCCCCGATTTCATGGAGTGGTTTGAGAATTTGCGCCTGCCCGCCTATCACCTTGAAAAGGTCGACGGGCAATACGAACTCACGTTTGAGGGCACATGGCCAGAGGTGATGTTGTGGGAAATCCCCGCACTGTCCATTATCATGGAGCTGCGCTCGCGTGCTGTATTGAAAGACATGGGGAAATTCGAACTCCAAGTGCTCTACGCCCGCGCCATGACCAAACTCTGGGAAAAGATCGAACGCCTGCGCCAAGAGCCCAACCTGCGGGTTGCAGATTTCGGCACACGCCGCCGCCATTCATTCATGTGGCAAGATTGGTGTGTTCAAGCCATGCGCGAAGGACTCGGTGACAGCTTTACAGGCACGTCCAACTGCCTGATTGCCATGCGCCGCGAAGTCGAAGCCATCGGCACAAACGCCCACGAATTGCCCATGGTCTACTCCGCACTCGCCAAGGATGACGCAGAACTGGCCCAAGCCCCCTATCAGGTTTTGCAAGACTGGCAGGATGAACACGATGGTAACCTGCTGATCATTCTGCCCGACACCTATGGAACCAAAGGTTTTCTTGATAACGCGCCTGATTGGCTGTCCGATTGGACAGGTATCCGCGTGGACAGCGGCGACCCCGCCATCGCCGCAGAAACTGCAATTGACTGGTGGACCGCGCGCGGCCAAGACCCCCGCGAAAAGCTGATCATCTTTTCAGACGGTCTCGATGACACCAAAATCATGGACCTGTTCAAACAATTCGAAGGCCGCGTACGCACCGGCTTTGGCTGGGGCACAAAACTCACAAACGATTTCCGCGGGCTCGTTCCAAATGATGCACTCGCCCCGTTTTCACTGGTCTGCAAAGCGGTCGCCGCCAACGGCCACCCCACCGTGAAACTCAGCGACAACCCCAACAAAGCCATGGGCCCACAAGATCAAATCACCCGCTACAAACGCGTGTTTGGTGTCGGCGATCAGGAAAAGATCGAGGTGGAGGTTTAA
- the zapE gene encoding cell division protein ZapE, with protein MTTLTEFYEDRVKRGDLLRDPAQVAVLGLFDGVAERMQKPVKKGLRGLFGKSADPVKGLYLYGGVGRGKSMLMDMFFDGVDEPRKRRVHFHAFMQEIHALMHKARQKGVEDAIVPVAEEVIESSRLLCFDEMQITDITDAMIVGRLFEKLFAAGVVIVTTSNRHPDDLYKDGLNRNLFLPFISMIKERMEVYNLDSETDHRQNRLQGHKTYFAPIDEAAEMAIQRVWTDVAGGKREPLILHHKSREIVLPAFHNGVAMATFRELCGQPLGPGDYLAIAQAIRVLILKDIPRLSREGQNEAKRFVTLIDALYEARVKLIASAAAEPEQLYEAGTGAFEFERTASRLREMMSADWGAQ; from the coding sequence ATGACCACCCTAACGGAATTTTATGAAGACCGCGTTAAGCGGGGGGACTTGCTTCGTGACCCTGCACAAGTTGCGGTGCTGGGGCTGTTTGATGGTGTTGCTGAACGGATGCAGAAACCTGTGAAAAAAGGGCTGCGCGGATTGTTTGGAAAGTCTGCCGATCCTGTGAAGGGCTTGTACCTTTATGGCGGGGTTGGGCGTGGGAAATCCATGCTGATGGACATGTTTTTTGACGGGGTAGATGAACCGCGCAAACGACGGGTGCATTTTCATGCGTTTATGCAAGAAATTCATGCGCTTATGCACAAGGCGCGGCAAAAGGGTGTTGAAGACGCGATTGTGCCTGTGGCGGAGGAGGTGATTGAGTCCTCCCGACTGTTGTGTTTTGACGAGATGCAAATCACCGATATCACCGATGCGATGATTGTGGGGCGGTTGTTTGAAAAGCTTTTCGCGGCAGGTGTTGTGATTGTTACGACTTCGAACAGGCATCCTGATGATTTGTATAAGGATGGGTTGAACAGGAACCTGTTTTTGCCATTTATTTCAATGATTAAGGAGCGGATGGAGGTTTATAACCTCGACAGTGAAACGGACCATAGGCAGAACCGATTGCAAGGACATAAGACGTATTTCGCGCCCATTGATGAAGCGGCGGAAATGGCGATTCAGCGGGTTTGGACGGATGTGGCAGGGGGCAAACGCGAACCCCTGATCCTGCACCATAAATCGCGCGAGATTGTGCTGCCTGCGTTTCACAATGGGGTGGCGATGGCCACGTTTCGCGAACTGTGTGGTCAGCCGCTGGGGCCAGGGGATTATCTGGCCATTGCACAGGCGATTAGGGTGCTGATCTTAAAGGATATTCCACGACTAAGCCGTGAAGGGCAGAATGAGGCGAAACGGTTTGTGACACTGATTGATGCGCTGTACGAAGCGCGCGTGAAGCTGATCGCAAGCGCGGCGGCAGAGCCAGAACAGTTGTACGAAGCAGGCACAGGGGCGTTTGAGTTTGAACGCACGGCCAGCCGTTTGCGGGAAATGATGTCTGCTGATTGGGGTGCGCAATAG
- a CDS encoding lytic murein transglycosylase: MFKKFTLGVTLALAPVFAQAAATVTDAPTPTTPKYQGIEVAQTQAGFEQWVKSFRAKALARGISARTYDRAFKGVKLNTRVIASDRKQAEFSRQIWDYLDTATSPKRVKNGKAMVKKHKKLLRRIENTYGVEWSVVVAIWGLESSYGSNMGDINIVEALATLAYEGRRQKFGENQLLTALKIIQKGDITPNRMLGSWAGAMGHTQFIPTSFDALAVDFTGDGKRDVWNPRKPDDALASTANYLKRNGWTKGQPWGVEVKLPKGFNYGNASLKVKATPARWAELGVVQVNGKRIPNKGKAAILLPAGADGPAFAVFNNFFVIKRYNNANSYAMAVGHLADKINGGGEFVREWPRGPNALKLPQKIEVQELLLKAGYDIGDVDGIIGPKTIDALSDMQIKAGVQPSGKADKAALKFLRSRVR; the protein is encoded by the coding sequence ATGTTTAAAAAATTCACACTGGGCGTCACCCTGGCGCTCGCCCCCGTATTTGCACAGGCAGCCGCCACCGTGACAGACGCACCAACCCCCACAACGCCAAAATACCAAGGCATCGAAGTCGCGCAAACGCAGGCTGGATTCGAACAATGGGTCAAATCCTTCCGTGCCAAAGCATTGGCGCGTGGAATTTCCGCCCGCACCTATGACCGCGCATTCAAAGGCGTGAAACTCAACACCCGCGTCATCGCATCAGATCGCAAACAGGCCGAATTTTCCCGCCAAATCTGGGATTACCTCGACACGGCCACATCCCCCAAGCGCGTGAAAAACGGCAAGGCGATGGTGAAAAAACATAAAAAACTGCTGCGCCGCATTGAAAACACCTACGGCGTGGAATGGTCCGTGGTTGTCGCCATCTGGGGGCTCGAATCCTCTTACGGGTCCAACATGGGCGACATCAACATCGTCGAAGCCCTCGCCACACTCGCCTACGAAGGCCGCCGCCAGAAATTCGGTGAAAACCAACTTCTGACCGCGCTCAAGATTATCCAAAAAGGCGACATCACCCCAAATCGTATGCTCGGCTCATGGGCAGGCGCGATGGGTCACACCCAATTCATCCCCACCTCCTTTGACGCACTCGCCGTGGATTTCACAGGCGACGGCAAACGCGATGTGTGGAACCCGCGCAAACCCGATGACGCATTGGCCTCTACCGCCAATTACCTCAAACGCAACGGCTGGACCAAAGGCCAACCTTGGGGCGTCGAAGTAAAACTGCCCAAGGGCTTCAATTACGGCAACGCGTCCCTCAAGGTCAAAGCAACGCCTGCCCGCTGGGCCGAATTGGGCGTGGTCCAAGTGAACGGCAAACGCATCCCAAACAAAGGTAAGGCCGCGATCCTGCTGCCCGCTGGCGCGGATGGCCCTGCCTTTGCCGTGTTCAACAATTTCTTCGTTATCAAACGCTATAACAACGCCAACTCCTACGCGATGGCGGTTGGCCATTTGGCCGATAAAATCAACGGCGGCGGTGAATTTGTCCGCGAATGGCCCCGTGGCCCCAACGCCCTGAAACTGCCCCAAAAGATCGAAGTACAAGAACTGCTTTTGAAAGCAGGCTACGACATTGGCGATGTGGACGGCATCATCGGCCCCAAAACCATCGACGCCCTGTCTGACATGCAAATCAAAGCAGGCGTCCAGCCATCGGGCAAAGCCGACAAAGCCGCGCTCAAATTCCTCCGCAGCCGCGTCCGCTAA
- a CDS encoding MFS transporter, whose protein sequence is MTAQSKIFTPILIASCLILMTGFAIRASFGVFQIPIASEFGWLRSEFSLAIAIQNLAWGIGQPIFAAIAEKFGDRRAIFLGALTYAAGLVLSSVATTPGAHQLLEIVVGFGIAGTGFGVILAIVGRAASDENRSLVLGIATASGSLGQVIGPPIAAALLTQMNWSSVFLIFAAAILSVIFLLPLLKGEPVATKAELEETMSQMLFKAFKDPTYSLIFLGFFSCGYQLGFITAHFPAFITEICGPIASGSLLDTIGISTTTVLGGVAIGIIGLANIIGTVGAGMLGKHFPKKYLLAMIYTGRTLVSIWFIMTPVTPTTVVIFSFLMGLLWLATVPLTSGLIAHIYGLRYMGTLYGIVFFSHQLGGFMGVWLGGALYDLYGTYTIVWWVGIGVGALSAILHLPIRERPLRAAPA, encoded by the coding sequence ATGACCGCGCAATCAAAAATCTTCACACCCATCCTGATCGCATCTTGCCTGATCTTGATGACAGGCTTTGCCATTCGCGCGTCCTTTGGCGTGTTCCAAATCCCGATCGCGTCAGAGTTCGGCTGGCTACGCTCCGAATTCTCGCTCGCCATTGCGATACAGAACCTCGCTTGGGGCATCGGCCAACCGATTTTCGCTGCCATCGCCGAAAAATTCGGCGACCGTCGCGCCATCTTCCTTGGTGCGCTCACCTACGCCGCTGGCCTTGTTCTATCCTCCGTTGCCACCACACCGGGCGCACATCAACTTCTTGAAATTGTTGTGGGATTCGGTATCGCAGGAACAGGTTTTGGCGTCATCCTCGCCATCGTTGGCCGTGCCGCCAGTGATGAAAACCGCTCTCTCGTTCTCGGCATTGCCACCGCATCAGGCTCCCTTGGCCAAGTCATCGGCCCCCCAATCGCCGCCGCCCTGCTCACTCAAATGAACTGGTCCAGCGTCTTCCTCATTTTCGCGGCTGCCATTCTCAGCGTCATCTTCCTTTTGCCTTTGCTCAAGGGCGAACCTGTCGCCACCAAGGCAGAGCTCGAAGAAACCATGTCCCAAATGCTGTTCAAAGCATTCAAAGACCCGACCTATTCGCTCATCTTCCTTGGCTTCTTTTCCTGCGGTTATCAGCTCGGTTTCATCACCGCGCACTTCCCGGCTTTCATCACCGAAATCTGCGGCCCCATCGCCTCGGGCAGCCTGCTTGATACCATCGGCATTTCCACCACCACAGTCCTTGGCGGCGTGGCGATCGGCATCATCGGTTTGGCCAACATCATCGGGACTGTGGGCGCAGGGATGCTCGGCAAACACTTCCCGAAAAAGTATTTATTGGCAATGATTTACACAGGTCGAACGCTCGTATCCATCTGGTTCATCATGACCCCTGTCACCCCCACAACCGTGGTGATTTTCAGCTTCCTCATGGGCCTTCTTTGGCTCGCCACAGTGCCGCTCACATCAGGCCTGATCGCGCACATCTACGGCCTGCGTTACATGGGAACCTTGTACGGAATCGTCTTCTTCAGCCATCAACTCGGCGGTTTTATGGGCGTCTGGCTCGGTGGCGCGCTCTATGATCTTTACGGCACATACACCATCGTCTGGTGGGTCGGCATCGGCGTCGGCGCACTGTCGGCCATACTCCATTTGCCCATCAGGGAACGCCCGCTCAGGGCTGCACCCGCCTAA
- a CDS encoding slipin family protein — protein MMQMKELFERLMGKTHLTVTENHRVLVTRDGIFTDILTAGRHAVKRRGTLFNWFDLADGRFVSEHEKPLFRANPALASAHLTEVTATDTELVVVSRNGQVTHVVMPSTRLVLWTDAGPWVTDRIDVSGDLAVNRTLAMRLMQAGKTLALTAFKVDTGMVGLLFVDGAFDRTLDAGSHWFWKAGRVTTMKTVDMRQRTHEVTGQEILTRDRVTVRVNLSAEFRVTDAVLATTATNDFVETLHRSLQLAFRKSLGTKTLDELLGDKAAISAEAAAAVRTEMIKLGVEVGDIALKDVILPGEMRDILNTVVAAQKEAEANVIRRREETNATRSLLNTAKVMAENPVMLRLKELEALEVVAGKVDKLTVHNGTQGLMTDLVKLTD, from the coding sequence ATGATGCAAATGAAAGAATTGTTCGAACGGCTGATGGGTAAAACCCATCTGACCGTAACAGAAAACCACCGTGTTTTGGTGACGCGCGACGGTATCTTCACCGATATCCTGACCGCTGGCCGCCATGCTGTGAAGCGGCGCGGGACGCTTTTTAACTGGTTCGATTTGGCCGATGGCCGTTTCGTATCCGAACATGAAAAGCCCTTGTTCCGCGCCAACCCTGCACTGGCAAGCGCCCACCTGACAGAGGTCACCGCGACCGACACCGAACTGGTTGTCGTGTCTCGCAACGGGCAGGTCACGCATGTTGTTATGCCTAGCACCCGCCTCGTGTTGTGGACAGACGCGGGCCCTTGGGTCACGGATCGCATCGACGTCTCTGGTGATTTGGCCGTTAATCGCACCCTTGCGATGCGGTTGATGCAAGCAGGCAAAACCCTCGCATTGACTGCGTTCAAAGTGGACACAGGCATGGTTGGTTTGCTCTTCGTGGATGGCGCATTTGATCGCACGCTCGACGCGGGGTCACATTGGTTCTGGAAAGCAGGCCGCGTGACCACGATGAAAACCGTCGATATGCGGCAACGCACACACGAGGTAACGGGTCAGGAAATCCTGACGCGGGATCGCGTGACGGTTCGGGTCAACCTCTCTGCGGAGTTCCGCGTCACTGACGCGGTTCTTGCGACCACCGCAACCAACGACTTTGTCGAAACGTTGCACCGGTCATTGCAGTTGGCGTTCCGGAAATCATTGGGGACCAAGACCCTCGATGAATTGCTGGGCGACAAAGCCGCCATCAGCGCAGAGGCAGCCGCCGCTGTGCGTACCGAGATGATCAAACTGGGCGTCGAAGTGGGCGACATCGCGTTGAAAGACGTGATCTTGCCTGGCGAAATGCGCGACATCCTGAACACGGTTGTAGCGGCCCAAAAAGAGGCGGAAGCAAACGTCATCCGTCGGCGTGAAGAAACGAACGCAACGCGTTCGCTTTTGAACACCGCAAAAGTGATGGCGGAAAACCCCGTCATGTTGCGATTGAAAGAGCTGGAAGCTCTCGAAGTCGTTGCAGGCAAAGTCGACAAACTGACAGTCCACAACGGGACCCAAGGTTTGATGACCGACTTGGTCAAACTGACCGATTAA
- a CDS encoding YafY family protein, whose translation MAKSERLLQLMQLMRLLSPPVQASQLAEELNVSLRTIYRDIDSLRASGAIIDGAAGYGYSLVEDTAMPPMLFNTDETEALVLGLREVIEVADPVLADAARNALAKLAASLPDRLSRQMQNSVLSAKRFHERPKITIDVAALRMAARNEQAVHIHYADAKGAQSERIIWPLSLVFMDHTLMLLAKCQLRQGFRAFRADRITKLTPTDQSFRPHRTSLLRDFLAELQAHDSADKTNT comes from the coding sequence ATGGCTAAATCAGAACGACTCCTACAACTTATGCAACTCATGCGGCTCTTGTCACCTCCGGTACAGGCGTCCCAATTGGCAGAAGAACTCAATGTCTCGCTGCGCACCATCTACCGCGATATAGACAGTCTGCGCGCGTCAGGCGCAATTATCGACGGGGCCGCAGGCTATGGCTACTCCCTTGTCGAAGACACCGCCATGCCGCCGATGCTGTTTAACACAGACGAAACCGAAGCGCTCGTTCTGGGGCTGCGCGAAGTGATCGAAGTGGCCGATCCTGTTTTGGCAGACGCCGCCCGAAATGCCCTCGCCAAACTCGCTGCTTCCCTACCGGACCGCCTCTCGCGTCAAATGCAAAACTCGGTTCTATCGGCCAAACGATTCCACGAGCGGCCAAAGATCACGATAGACGTGGCCGCCTTGCGCATGGCCGCCCGTAACGAACAGGCGGTCCACATCCACTACGCTGATGCCAAAGGGGCGCAATCCGAACGCATCATCTGGCCCCTGTCTCTCGTCTTTATGGACCACACGCTCATGCTGCTCGCCAAATGCCAATTGCGCCAAGGGTTCCGCGCCTTTCGCGCTGATCGGATCACAAAGTTGACCCCCACCGATCAATCCTTCCGCCCCCATCGCACCTCCCTGCTGCGCGATTTCTTGGCCGAACTCCAAGCGCATGATTCCGCCGACAAAACCAACACATAA
- a CDS encoding rhodanese-related sulfurtransferase, whose translation MSQIVVAALYHFTRFEDHKALQGPLQAVCDAGGVKGSLLLAFEGINGTIAGPRAGIDAALAAIRALPGCADFEHKESFTDEMPFLRMKVKLKKEIVTMGQPQVDPTANVGNYVEAEDWNDLIARDDVVVIDTRNDYEVAIGTFEGAVDPKTKSFGEFPAWWEENKDRFHNKKVAMFCTGGIRCEKSTNYLLGEGVDDVYHLKGGILKYLENVPEEDSTWDGQCFVFDSRVSVGHGLKEGEYELCFACRMPLAPADFDRPEYEHGVTCHQCFDQHSEERKERFRERQKQIALAAKRGTQHIGG comes from the coding sequence ATGTCACAGATTGTTGTTGCCGCTCTTTATCATTTCACCCGTTTTGAGGACCACAAGGCCCTGCAAGGCCCGCTTCAGGCTGTTTGCGATGCAGGGGGTGTGAAGGGGTCGTTGTTGCTGGCGTTTGAGGGGATCAACGGCACCATTGCGGGACCGCGCGCAGGGATTGATGCGGCCTTGGCGGCCATTCGGGCGTTGCCTGGGTGTGCGGATTTTGAGCACAAAGAAAGCTTTACCGACGAGATGCCGTTTTTGCGCATGAAGGTGAAGTTGAAGAAAGAAATCGTCACCATGGGGCAGCCGCAGGTGGACCCGACGGCCAATGTTGGGAACTATGTTGAGGCCGAGGATTGGAACGATCTGATCGCACGCGACGATGTGGTGGTGATTGATACGCGCAACGATTACGAGGTTGCGATTGGCACGTTTGAGGGGGCAGTTGACCCCAAGACGAAATCCTTTGGCGAGTTTCCTGCGTGGTGGGAAGAAAACAAAGATCGCTTTCACAACAAGAAGGTGGCGATGTTTTGCACGGGAGGGATTCGGTGTGAGAAATCAACGAACTATCTGCTCGGTGAAGGGGTGGATGATGTGTATCACCTGAAGGGTGGTATCCTAAAATACCTTGAGAATGTGCCCGAGGAAGACAGCACGTGGGACGGGCAGTGTTTCGTTTTCGACAGCCGTGTGTCCGTTGGGCACGGGTTGAAAGAGGGCGAGTACGAGCTGTGTTTTGCCTGCCGTATGCCGCTGGCCCCAGCGGATTTTGATCGGCCTGAATATGAGCATGGCGTGACGTGCCATCAGTGTTTTGACCAGCATTCAGAAGAGCGTAAAGAGCGGTTCCGCGAACGGCAAAAACAGATCGCGTTGGCGGCGAAACGTGGGACGCAGCATATCGGGGGTTAG